From Weissella diestrammenae, a single genomic window includes:
- a CDS encoding ECF transporter S component: protein MRLTTKKITLMAMLTALLVTMQYVLAPFPNIKPLTAILMLLVLFLGRTEAVVVSILTILLNGLLNGFGIWILGQIIGYVVILYLFSWLSRLSQSTLIQSIFVTLLPFLYGLINTIFMLGLFGHQTFIALWLAGLPFDGVHALSTLCFFILLKPIFQKLPFFQGNSIQ, encoded by the coding sequence ATGCGATTAACGACGAAAAAAATTACCTTAATGGCTATGTTGACAGCTTTATTGGTGACAATGCAATATGTATTAGCACCATTTCCAAATATTAAGCCATTAACGGCAATTTTGATGCTCTTAGTGTTGTTCTTGGGACGAACTGAGGCGGTGGTTGTTAGTATACTTACGATATTGTTAAATGGCTTATTAAATGGGTTTGGCATCTGGATTTTAGGTCAGATTATAGGCTATGTGGTGATCCTTTATTTATTTTCTTGGCTAAGCCGTTTATCGCAGTCAACTCTTATTCAAAGTATTTTTGTAACGCTGCTTCCTTTTTTGTATGGGTTGATTAATACAATCTTCATGCTGGGCTTGTTTGGGCACCAAACATTTATCGCTTTGTGGTTAGCCGGTTTACCGTTTGATGGGGTACATGCGCTATCAACACTATGTTTTTTCATTCTTTTGAAACCAATTTTTCAAAAGCTCCCCTTTTTTCAGGGTAATTCGATACAATAG